One Coprobacter fastidiosus genomic window, ATATCAGGAAACAATAGAGTACGTAGAACGAGTATTCAAATCTAATGCGGACATTCTGGATGTTTACCGGGTCTGCGTACCGTTCAAAGTTATAACCTGCACCTCTATGTACCAACAATTCTGGCGACCGTGGGACGATACATGCCAAGACATCTGGGTCCGTGAGATGCCTGAAGGTTGTTACCGAAAAGAAGATTTTCCATTTTACACAGAAGACATGTGGGACTATGAGTTCCAATACAAATTCGCTCACTGGTTGCACATCCAAAAAAAAGCGCAACGAACTTGCTGTCTCGTTGGGATAAGAACTCAAGAAAGCTATAATCGTTGGCGAACGATATACAGCTCGAAAAATTATCAGAAATATAGAGGTCTGAAATGGACAAGACGGTGTGGAGAATACATCTACAATGCATATCCGATCTATGATTGGCAGACAACGGATGTATGGACTGCAAACGGAAAATTCAAATGGGACTATAACCATCTCTATGATTTGTATTACCAAGCCGGCGTCTCTTTGGAGAAACAACGTGTAGCCAGTCCTTTTCTTTCTCAAGCAATCGGGAGCTTAAAACTATACCGAGCTATCGATCCTGACATGTGGGGGCGTATGATAAACCGAGTAAACGGAGTCGGATTTGCCGGGATATATGGCGGTACAACGGCTTTAGGATGGCAGTCTATAAAATTGCCTAAGAATATGACATGGGCAGATTATATGAAATTTTTACTAAGTACACTTCCCGAAGAGACAAGAAACAATTATCTTGAAAAACTATCGGTGAGCGTGGCTTTTTGGAAAAATAAAGGCGGCTGTCTTGCTAATGAAACAATAAAGAAGTTGGAAGATGCCGGTATCTCGATCACTGTCGGAGAAAAAAGTAACTATAAAACTTCGAAAAAACCAGTGAGAATGGATTATCTCGATGACATCGATATTCCTGAATTTAAAGAGATCCCGACTTTTAAACGAATTTGCATTTGCATTTTGAAAAACGACCATTGTTGTAAATACATGGGGTTCTCCCCTAATAAACACGAAAAAGAATTAAGGGAAAACGTCATGAA contains:
- a CDS encoding DUF3440 domain-containing protein, with product MKTTRKNVYDMTQDRLEKIFSGFDNVYVSFSGGKDSGVLLNLCIDYIRKHKLDRKLTVFHMDYEVQYQETIEYVERVFKSNADILDVYRVCVPFKVITCTSMYQQFWRPWDDTCQDIWVREMPEGCYRKEDFPFYTEDMWDYEFQYKFAHWLHIQKKAQRTCCLVGIRTQESYNRWRTIYSSKNYQKYRGLKWTRRCGEYIYNAYPIYDWQTTDVWTANGKFKWDYNHLYDLYYQAGVSLEKQRVASPFLSQAIGSLKLYRAIDPDMWGRMINRVNGVGFAGIYGGTTALGWQSIKLPKNMTWADYMKFLLSTLPEETRNNYLEKLSVSVAFWKNKGGCLANETIKKLEDAGISITVGEKSNYKTSKKPVRMDYLDDIDIPEFKEIPTFKRICICILKNDHCCKYMGFSPNKHEKELRENVMKKYQSLF